One window of the Acaryochloris sp. CCMEE 5410 genome contains the following:
- a CDS encoding MAPEG family protein: MSPWPALVSLLALLLYFVVTINVGRARAKYGIPAPQMSGNPDFERVLRVQQNMLEQLIFFLPALWIFCLYLNPLWGSGLGILWVVGRALYAWGYYQAAEKRGPGFALASLSSLVLVLAGLVGVVLALIPA; this comes from the coding sequence ATGTCACCTTGGCCAGCGTTAGTCAGCTTGCTTGCGTTATTACTATATTTTGTGGTCACCATTAATGTGGGGCGTGCCCGAGCAAAATATGGCATTCCAGCCCCTCAAATGTCTGGCAATCCTGATTTTGAGCGGGTGTTACGAGTCCAGCAAAATATGCTGGAGCAGCTAATTTTTTTCTTGCCGGCTCTATGGATCTTTTGTTTGTATCTCAACCCGCTATGGGGATCGGGATTAGGCATACTCTGGGTGGTTGGACGTGCTCTTTATGCTTGGGGATATTATCAGGCCGCCGAGAAACGAGGGCCAGGCTTTGCTCTTGCATCTTTAAGCAGTTTAGTGCTGGTCCTAGCAGGGCTGGTCGGTGTTGTCTTAGCCTTGATACCTGCCTAG
- a CDS encoding class I SAM-dependent methyltransferase, with translation MTANVLAAKTRVFDQWAPNYDWLFTTVFYQAVHQRLLSYVNLPQDSPAAVLDIGCGTGKLLNRLASQFPQLQGTGLDLSPEMLRQARQRNRHRPRLIFVQGASEAMPFADNQFRAAFSTISFLHYPDPQQVFLEIGRVLKPGGQFHLVDYTTFLELGTQHNIAGLGGPMYFYSPQQRKTLAANAGLICNAHHSLLGPVLLSIFQKPNLSN, from the coding sequence ATGACAGCGAATGTTCTAGCCGCCAAAACCCGAGTATTCGATCAGTGGGCTCCCAATTACGACTGGTTGTTCACTACGGTGTTTTATCAAGCCGTTCACCAACGTCTGTTGAGCTATGTCAATTTGCCTCAGGATTCACCCGCTGCTGTCCTAGATATCGGTTGTGGTACAGGTAAGCTCCTCAACCGCTTAGCTTCTCAATTCCCTCAATTACAGGGAACAGGACTGGATCTATCCCCAGAAATGCTACGGCAGGCTCGCCAACGGAACAGGCACCGCCCTCGCTTAATTTTTGTGCAAGGGGCTAGTGAAGCCATGCCTTTTGCAGATAATCAATTCCGGGCTGCTTTTAGTACCATCAGCTTCTTACATTATCCGGATCCACAACAGGTATTCTTAGAAATTGGACGTGTCCTCAAACCCGGTGGTCAGTTTCATTTAGTCGATTACACAACCTTCTTAGAATTAGGCACTCAGCACAATATTGCGGGTTTGGGCGGTCCGATGTATTTTTATAGTCCGCAGCAGCGCAAGACACTAGCAGCAAATGCTGGCCTGATCTGTAATGCTCATCATTCGTTGTTAGGGCCTGTATTACTCTCTATATTTCAAAAACCAAATCTGTCTAATTAA
- a CDS encoding zinc ribbon domain-containing protein: MAYVGELGVGSTIYLENQDSQTIITAVAASLGQQQQTSHSFSTGHWTTSPELFRSLQGYIIRIETAQETYVLLVQNHQIRPIEAMPPRHTLESVPLQQIVQTPTPSMPSMPPLQPLTMGNMVMGMQPMQMHMGNMHLSMGTTTTVTQASQTNFCSQCGMAVAATDQFCANCGHRLH; this comes from the coding sequence ATGGCATATGTCGGTGAACTTGGTGTAGGCTCCACCATTTATCTCGAGAATCAAGATAGCCAAACAATCATTACTGCTGTTGCAGCCTCACTTGGCCAGCAGCAACAAACGAGTCACAGCTTCTCAACGGGACATTGGACCACCTCTCCAGAGCTATTTCGGAGTCTGCAAGGATATATTATCCGAATCGAGACCGCTCAAGAGACCTATGTTCTCTTAGTGCAAAATCATCAGATTCGCCCCATTGAAGCGATGCCTCCTCGGCATACCCTCGAAAGTGTACCGCTTCAACAAATTGTGCAAACTCCCACGCCTTCTATGCCCTCTATGCCGCCCTTACAGCCCTTGACCATGGGGAATATGGTGATGGGTATGCAACCTATGCAGATGCATATGGGAAATATGCATCTCAGTATGGGAACAACGACGACAGTGACTCAGGCATCACAGACTAATTTTTGTAGTCAATGTGGGATGGCTGTAGCTGCTACCGATCAATTCTGTGCCAATTGCGGTCATCGGCTTCATTAA
- a CDS encoding response regulator transcription factor, with product MKTRILVIDDDPAIAELVAINLEMAGYDVAQATDGIKGQALAVQLLPDLIILDLMLPKVDGFTICQRLRRDQRTADIPILMLTALSQTQDKVEGFNAGADDYLTKPFELEEMLARVRALLRRTDRIPQAARHSEILSYGPLTLVPERFEVLWVDKVIKLTRLEFELLHCLLQRHGQTVSPSEILQEVWGYDPNDDIETIRVHVRHLRTKLEPDPRHPQYIKTVYGAGYCLELPHTAEAENAEATNEENQASVT from the coding sequence ATGAAAACCCGGATACTTGTTATTGATGATGATCCTGCGATCGCAGAATTGGTTGCGATCAACCTGGAAATGGCAGGCTACGATGTAGCCCAAGCAACTGACGGGATTAAAGGGCAAGCGTTGGCTGTCCAGCTACTGCCAGATCTGATTATCTTAGACCTGATGCTCCCCAAAGTGGATGGTTTTACCATTTGTCAGCGGTTACGGCGTGACCAGCGGACTGCCGATATCCCCATTCTGATGCTTACGGCTCTCAGTCAGACCCAAGATAAGGTCGAAGGATTTAATGCTGGGGCTGATGACTATCTCACCAAGCCCTTTGAACTAGAAGAGATGCTGGCCCGAGTTCGTGCCCTGCTGCGACGAACGGATCGCATCCCGCAAGCGGCCCGCCATAGTGAAATCCTCAGCTATGGACCCTTGACTCTGGTGCCTGAGCGGTTTGAAGTGCTATGGGTCGATAAAGTGATTAAGCTGACTCGTTTGGAGTTTGAGCTGCTGCACTGCCTACTTCAACGTCATGGCCAAACCGTCTCGCCCAGTGAGATTCTCCAGGAAGTTTGGGGTTATGATCCAAATGATGACATTGAAACCATTCGGGTTCATGTTCGTCATTTGCGCACCAAACTAGAGCCTGATCCCCGCCATCCTCAGTACATCAAAACGGTCTATGGGGCGGGATATTGCCTAGAGCTGCCTCACACGGCAGAGGCAGAGAATGCTGAAGCCACGAATGAGGAAAACCAAGCTTCTGTCACTTAA
- a CDS encoding DUF6464 family protein translates to MKSHHILTEIHLYHPPQSLGHLYLADSPQPGAQLEVAGQQYTVLERRHRYQLQANHYQLHHIALYVQPALSAINTMGSIGNENCEYNAHSALLRCAINPDGPCQDCVFFLPKTNLSPF, encoded by the coding sequence ATGAAGTCACACCATATTCTCACTGAGATTCACCTTTATCATCCGCCTCAGTCCTTGGGCCATCTCTATTTAGCAGATAGTCCCCAACCTGGCGCGCAATTAGAAGTGGCGGGCCAGCAGTATACAGTCTTAGAACGGCGACATCGCTATCAACTTCAAGCGAATCATTATCAACTCCACCATATTGCTTTGTATGTGCAGCCCGCTCTTAGCGCTATCAATACAATGGGTAGCATTGGCAATGAGAATTGCGAGTACAATGCACATTCAGCTTTATTGCGATGTGCGATTAACCCGGATGGGCCTTGCCAAGATTGCGTCTTTTTTCTTCCCAAGACGAACCTATCGCCATTCTGA
- a CDS encoding HAD family hydrolase, translating into MSLSLPQTLALDFDGILCNGLREYFLTTWRAYSRIWPTSTSEPASELAEHFYHLRPVIETGWEMPVLLRAILKGFSEAQVLADWYSIRDRIVADEDLDRKSLVQQVDGVRDHWIASDLENWLALHEFYPGVVSVLQTLSQDIEVIIISTKESRFIYTLLQDAGVKVSRDRIYGKDCRRPKYETLRLLIPEVAGPIWFVEDRIAALEEVKEQPDLAEIGLFLGTWGYNTARDRKRAQQDQRIHALDLEQFCHPLSQWVTAR; encoded by the coding sequence ATGAGCTTATCCTTACCCCAGACTTTAGCCCTTGATTTTGATGGTATTCTTTGCAATGGTTTGCGAGAATATTTCCTCACCACTTGGCGAGCTTATAGCAGAATTTGGCCGACTTCAACGTCAGAGCCTGCTTCAGAGTTAGCAGAACATTTCTATCACCTGCGCCCTGTGATTGAGACAGGTTGGGAAATGCCTGTCCTACTGCGCGCCATTTTGAAAGGGTTTTCTGAAGCACAGGTGTTAGCAGACTGGTACTCAATTCGTGATCGCATCGTTGCCGATGAAGATCTGGATCGAAAAAGCTTGGTCCAACAGGTCGATGGGGTGCGTGATCACTGGATTGCTTCAGATCTAGAGAACTGGTTGGCCTTACATGAGTTTTATCCTGGGGTGGTTTCTGTCCTCCAGACCCTCAGTCAAGACATTGAAGTCATTATTATCAGTACCAAAGAAAGTCGATTTATTTATACCTTGCTTCAAGATGCGGGTGTGAAGGTGTCTCGTGATCGCATCTATGGCAAAGACTGCCGTCGCCCCAAGTACGAGACCTTAAGATTGCTGATCCCAGAAGTGGCGGGACCCATCTGGTTTGTGGAAGATCGGATCGCTGCCCTAGAGGAGGTGAAAGAACAACCTGATTTGGCAGAGATTGGCTTGTTTCTAGGGACATGGGGATACAATACGGCGCGCGATCGCAAACGTGCCCAGCAGGATCAACGCATTCATGCCCTAGACCTAGAGCAGTTTTGCCACCCCTTAAGCCAATGGGTTACTGCGAGATAA